The region tttttttcccattaattcctactttaaaaatatgcaaatacaattacataattgtatttgtatatactctagtcgatgaagtatatttctctatacggctaaatgagggaaacttttgacaattctactataattgttgattgttagacgaaactcaacatttaaagttgaattgctaaaggtgtcctttatttagttatgtagaaagatcttcttggccggttaagagtatatatataatacacttatacgtttaagaacttcaacgtcgttcttgtcatttgtaatttgttgttgactagtagtctcatttgtatttaaattttgtttaagacttcaagaccggcatatgttttcgatttgtaattgttgtaacttgtaaacatacaatttcaataaaattgcaactttagtctaatttttttcaattttatttactcacatttcatacataaacaactttgaaagtgtaatgtaatttgattaaaaattgaatagttgaaaaatgcaaaaaaaaagtcgacgaaccggcccggaaccggcggttcaagccaaAAAcaggcggttttgaaccgcagcgtaaaccgccggttttttcaacctgaaccggaaccgccgggagctaggcgggccggttcaggttcaagcattTCCTAAACCTTGAACccccggttcatgaaccggaaccggcggttcgtgatccttgtgcatgcctaagtCCAAGTCCAACAAACACGCTAGATTCTTTGCTACAACTAGTGTTACAGATTTTCTTTCTATTCTAAACAAATCAAATAAGCCATTCATGCATGGTTAGATTATCTTATTACCACAATTTTTTATGTTAGGGTAGGTTGCGACCTCTACAAATGTTGTTACTATTGTATAAAGCAATCAAAGATATAATCTTATCATATAGCGTGTATTGTAGTCCCCAAATGTCAATTCATTCTAAAATTTGTAGATTGTACTAAATAAGTTACTAAATTTAGAGGGTTAAGTTATAAGTTACtaaatttgtctttcctccttgttatagaagttgatttgtaatttcctccttcatatatatgatataaatatattaagttaattttaaaaaaaaaagttataagTTTTTAACTTGATAAAATCCAATTTGATTAACTCGTGTCCTATAATATATCACTATTcctgaataataaataaataaataaaattcagaTTTTGAGGTAAGAACTAAATAACTAGAAGAACATATAGAGTTATATACTCTTAAATTCTAGAATACTAATGTTTAACTATTTATAGACAAGCAAACAAAAACGATGTTAATAATGCACGACATAAATAAACAAGTATATAAAACTAGTCGGATTAATCTATAAGTCTTCTTCTACTACTTGCCTTGAACTTTCTTAGATCTTTTGATGATTGATTGATTACGAGATATTGAATTATTAACACCATCTTCAAATTAGACAACCGTTGACATAAGATAATAAGATCGCTTCGAACCATAGTCTGATTCATAAGAGTTGACCCATCTCAGCGGACCGCCGACTTACCTTGAATAGGATCGTGAAGAAATAAGTATGTGGGTATACTGAATAGGATCGTGAAGAAATAAGTATGTGGGTATACTGAATAGGATCATGAAGAAATAAGTATGTGGGTATTTTGTAACCGAATAATTATGACATCTTAGGTAGCGATAACTGACATACGAGAAGATAATATTGTTATTCTATGGAATCACGTCTCAGTGCGTCGAAGATTATTATCCCCAAGAGATATTCTGAGCAATTATTGTACGGAAACTCATCCTGTTGAAGTATATCCCAgtacaataaataatgatttccGAGGTCTAATAGTCTTTGGAGAAAGAAAAATTAAGCCCAGCTAGCAGCaagtttgattaattaatggacatacAATATCTAAATACATGAAAGGAATGATATTGACAAGGAGCCCTAATTTTGTAATATGGATTTAGAAGACAGGTCAATATTGATGGCGATAGTGTTGGAGTTTGTTTACTAAAAGTTGTTTCTAGTGTACATGTGCTAGTACAGTACTCAAACGTATTTATACGAGAAATCCTAGATCCACTTATAACCCTATTTTGAGATTAATAGCATTAATATAaggtttatttaattatatttcatgcattaaataaaaaagtcaAAAACTTTTGCATTGTAGGTCGAGTAGTGGAACAGGTCTCCGCACTAGGTGATTTAGCCAGTTCCTTGCagaagaaaatattaataaagACACGAGACTTCTAATgagggacagaggaagtatatatgtaaattttaataaaaaaaaattcacacaaaAAGTAAATGcaatgtaaaattaaatatataaaaaacttGTATAGAGTTAGATAATactccgtccctaaaaaatagACCAGTTTTAACATTTTGGCAGTCTCCCAATattagacaaagtctaaatatgaaaagtttttcaacaaataataatcctacacatttgtcattttttttggggacggagggagtatataatgtaaatttttataaaaaatatattcacaTAAAAGTTAAAGCCAAtgtcaaattcaaattttggcTAGTTTTTTACCTATCAAacaacaaatttaaaattaaataaaattttatatcatATACGGAACTTTACTAAACTAAGAATGTAAAATTCTTGTAACATCAAATTAAtcacaaaaaataatattgCAATTCCAACACAAAATAGGCCAAAGAAACCCTACTAGTAATTGTTTTATTACGGCAAGCGTGAAGAATGAAGATATTGACGATGATTGATGTAATTGGATCTAGAATCAATGGGCTTCAATTTTGGACTCAATTAGAACAAACTAGAGTTCAGTACAAAATGAGTGGATTACCTGATAGACGTAAACCAAGACCAATCAAACAAGTACTACAATGATTGAGGCCTAGACTAAAATCGCCTGCCTCATCTAACTTAAATTTGTAATTTACGCCCAATATTATATATTTGTACAGTGTGCTACTTACATTAGTAATTCATAATCCAATGATCTTGTTTACCTCCAAACATTTACTCTCCCCCCTTTAAAAAAAGTTAGCATTTTGTTACTTCCACGATTTAAagtctcatttactttttttctcattttagatAGGTGGACTATATCACTTAACTAAAACATTACACTTGCGTTctgttataaaattaatatataaaagtagggcCGTGATACAAGTATATACCCACCAGTCATTGTGTTAGACCCATCGGTGATGGCCGACCCTTTGccggaggagcaggagacagATGTTGAAGAAGGACCGCGCGTGTTCGAGACAATTGAGCATGATGAAACTGCGCCTGAAGCACTGAGGGCCGCTGCGCGCCCGCGATGGCAGACACGAGCACCGGACAGATAATGGCAATTATGTGTCGTATTAGtccaatttatataattaagtaATTACCTAAGTTtgctaattattttaattattgttgaTCCGGATGTTATATTAAACTATCTAGTCAAGCCCAATAAGCTTCTTTCTGGGTTTTCTTGGTGATTATTTCTCGAATAAGAGAGTCGAATCATCTAAGGTCCTTAGAATATAAATAGGGGTTGTGTTATTATTTTTTCCTCAAGAAATAACATAATTTACCTACTTTATGtcatctttattttatttgcaaCCCTAATTTTTTGGATTGATCGACGGGGAGAGCCCACGACGTCCGAGTTCTATCGTTGTTGCTACGTTCGTTGCCGCCGGCGTACGTTAAGGGAACTATACCCTTAACAGGCCCACAATCCACTTTTCATCAACtcatttcttcatttttcttctcAAAGCCTAACAatatcaaatactccctccgtctcctattaattgtcactcttttccatttcggtctgtccctcaataattgtcacacttcatttttaccataaatggtaagtaggtcctacattcaactaactcacttcacttacattttattataaaatcaatataaaaaagtgggtctcacattccactaattttttcaaccaactttttttacatttcttaagagcatgaataacgcgacgagccgggccgcaaatcgcgagtcccggtcCGTCCTGCGCGTTGGAGGAGGAGGCgtcacggcccaggccggtcccggggccgcgttcccggcctggtgaCCGTCCCGCTGCCCGGCCTGGGCGCGCGTTGGAGCTTCCGGGGCGAAGAGCCGGGCCGCTACTGttcattaatttttaatttttttttttgcattattaagtagaagaagaaggggggagagggggaagaaggaggaagaggaggaagaaagaGATGGAGAGCGGCGATgtttttttcatcaattttaattttttttattttttttgcatttttaagaagaagaagaagaagggggagagggggaaggaagaggaagaagaaggagatggagaGGGGGAACGTGTTTTGcagaattttaatatatttttaattttttttgcatttttttaatactctaatttttttgtatattttttagtttataatttattatttttttattaaaaataaattgttataATTGCTCAACGTATTCTATTTTACGAGGAAAATAAGTTGgatttgtgaatagtgtcatttattagttgcggcctgcagggttagagcagttggggcctgggccgcaactgtaggggaatgatgatgtggaggggacttggggccggaaatggggacggggttattcaTGCTCTAAAACCTGTGCCCGGTTAAAGattgacaattaatcggggatgaagggagtaactCGTATCGATTCAAAAATTGGACTATAAATAGCGGACGCTGGGAGTAAAATGTTGCGTGCTCAAAATTAAGatattactactaatatatacGCGTTGAGTTGCGTAGCTGATTAAATGAAATGAGTCACGAACCAAAATCAATCAAGTAAAAAGACATTAACAATCAAATGAGTCTCATCGCCTCTCCCCGTAACGCCGGAAGGGAGCCTCCATCTTCTGCGCCTCCAACGCCCCGAAAACGCCGTAGACGCTGCTCTCATCCTCATATCCATTCCTCCcatcaccatcatcatcatcatcatcatcatcctgaTCACGAGCCATCAAATCCTCAGAATACTTAACGCTCTTGATCCGCGCAGCCACCGGCGCCGCGGTATTCAGCAGAAGCACCACCTCCTTCATCGTCGGCCGCTTCTCCGGCTCACTCTGCACGCACAGCGCCGCCACATTAATGGCCTGAACGAGCTGGCTCTCGTCGAAATTCCCACGTAGCTTCGGGTCCGCAAGATCCTTAAACCGGCCTTTACTTATGTGCGGCTCGGCCCACTCAGTGATGGTCCGCTTGACGCCGCCCGGAAGCTTCTGGATGGGcttcctcccggtcacgatcTCGAGTAGAAGGATTCCGAAACTGTACACATCGCAGCTCTCCGACACTTTCCCCCACATTGCGTACTCTGGCGCCAGGTACCCCAGCGTCCCCTTCACCCGCGTCGTCATGTGGCTCACTCCCTCCGGTATCAGCTTCGCGAACCCAAAATCAGCCACCAGCGGGTCGAAGTTCGAATCCAGCAGCACATTGCTCGCCTTTATGTCTCTGTGGATTATGTGCGGCGTCACTTCATGGTGCAGGTACCTGTTACCCGCagtcatatttttccattttagtcagtattttctaattttgaaaatctTTTCACTACAtattatagtactaataaagTGGTCGGTCATTTACTCATTAATTATACTCCCTCGGTCATATTTTGACCACATATTAGATCTTTTCAATTACTTTTCTATTGAATTGAAATAAATGAGAGAGAATGGATGGAGAGTAATACAATATGCCCTCGGCCGATCCCATTGCGACTTTCATTCTCTTTTTCCAATCAAGCTGGACTTCGCCGGCGAACTGGCCGTGCAAATGAGAGAGCAAGCTAAGATTGGGCATGTAGTCGTAGACGATGAGGCGCTGGTCGTTTCCCGCGCAATACCCTCTGAGCCCTAGCAGATTCTTGTGCCTCACTCTTCCCagcacctccacctccaccgcgAACTCCATCTCCGCCTTTGAATTCATCGACTTCAACTTCTTCACCGCAATCTACACTTACAAATGTCACTATCCGTCTCCCCAATAATTTAGTGCTTGTTTGGTAAGGAAGATAAACTCATTTATATTTGGAATTCCACGAGCAAAAAAGTGCTCATAGAATTCCAAATATAGATGACTTATCTTCCCTAAATTCAACTTAATGCAAGTACCTGAAGGCCGTCGGAGGTTCTGCCCCAATAAACACTCCCGAACCCGCCTTCGCCAAGCTTGTAGTCGTCGCTGAAGCCATTGGTGGCCGTATGCAGCTCCTTGTAGGTGAAAATTCTCCATTGATTGACGTTCTCGCCTCCTCCTCCCAACGTTAAACtacatgaaaaaaataaaacatgaattATTTCCGGTTATTAAAATTATGGTAAGTGATTAAGAATGCCTACCCTTCTTCAACTTTATCATTACCGCAACAACTGACGGATGATCCCATGGCTTGATGAGAGACAcacttaatttcttttttttttttttggattggaGAATCAATCTATGAAGATGTTTTTAAAGAATTTTAGTTGGAAAAAGTGTCTTTGTCAATTGTGGCACTGCCGTCCTAGCCGGCTGCCCCTGTGTTagattaattgattatatttaatAGTGTTTTAGTTTTGTATCAAACTCACTCTAATTATTGACACAGTCTAAGTTGtcaatattttctctttttatttcatGTTAAGCCAAAACTGCTGGACTGCAATATTATGTTATACTAATACTTATTGCATATATTTACCAAAGACTAACCTAACAACTAATCTTAATGATCTTTTGCAGTAATGTATTGTGCAACATGTATTGATGTGCTAATCTTGATGCGCATAATTCCTTCACGATATTGTTTGTGTTGGGCCACAAATCGTTGAGAGTGGTGGAGGTGAGATTAAATCCTAATTAAactatcataaaaataaataacaaagataagattaaaagaatatatgaaTTCTTAATTAGTTCACTttatgtataaaataaaaatatatatttctataaaaaatatactcacAACTGGATGGAATTATAAAATACTCCGTCACAAGCCTGTTTGCTATATGTTGTCAACTCCATGGAACTAATAATACGCGAATTGAATTGCCATAACTACGCCATTTGGCTTCATGTACGATTTGGACCGTATATATATTTGCTGGAAACCATATAATTGACGAGTAATTTCGGAATAATAAGTCAACAtattaaaagaaattaagaCTAGATTTTCTATATTTCTTTTGGGGGAGAAGACAACTGAAAGCTGAAATCTGAATCCGATTATTCACGTAGctaaaagaaaggaaaagagcAAGATTTCTCgcagaagaagaaagaaaaaatatgaagaaaacgGTAAGATGATTTTATAAGAGGCGTCTCTCTTGGTACGACATCaaaagaatataaaaaataaaatcaaaaaacGAGTTTATATGTCTCAGTTTTACATTTTACTTcatcttattaattatttcaatttatttttaccattttggtaaTAGACACCGCATTCCACAAATTTATTT is a window of Salvia splendens isolate huo1 chromosome 3, SspV2, whole genome shotgun sequence DNA encoding:
- the LOC121794602 gene encoding PTI1-like tyrosine-protein kinase At3g15890, whose amino-acid sequence is MNSKAEMEFAVEVEVLGRVRHKNLLGLRGYCAGNDQRLIVYDYMPNLSLLSHLHGQFAGEVQLDWKKRMKVAMGSAEGILYLHHEVTPHIIHRDIKASNVLLDSNFDPLVADFGFAKLIPEGVSHMTTRVKGTLGYLAPEYAMWGKVSESCDVYSFGILLLEIVTGRKPIQKLPGGVKRTITEWAEPHISKGRFKDLADPKLRGNFDESQLVQAINVAALCVQSEPEKRPTMKEVVLLLNTAAPVAARIKSVKYSEDLMARDQDDDDDDDDGDGRNGYEDESSVYGVFGALEAQKMEAPFRRYGERR